A window from Bacteroidota bacterium encodes these proteins:
- a CDS encoding sensor histidine kinase: MKLKLVTLFILLLCMCLAHAYDTHLFNKTNGGLICKEISYIKYREDSAYIKSIKFIPIPPTDTLFFQKTKLQKGNLCYRIVLQKVDSLFKGSYALYYGGSFSHGSFYRLRNGLLEQVKYDETNNCGKTKGAFYTGILIDNSNYTDTLYLDITKEMSGAKKYFGLCSYEEYTHQQLTILNKEKWPFTIRLVFTFFLITQIIYVLFQWYFHKDSIYLNYLGYMSCLLYYFFINLIMISHWGLPFGISGSYWFEATTLMLFLPNFFYYKFARGYLGTAEHFPEKDYQIRISEYAILLVIAVYLVLTKISRTALFIFMLLVTIALFVYNISLIIHFFKRKNVITRFLLWGSIAASTGHFVAMLISYLHYLNLISILYVDAHIITISGLFLEIILFNIGLGYRSKVESEARLQAQQQLMAELKKNEKLTNDLTTVRNNIANDLHDDVGSTLSSISLYGELASKQMNSNPEISRNTLDKIVTSAQRMLESMNEIIWVIHSKHDIGEDIASRMNIFLADRLDAIGMNHKFEANNEARQLSLDMYVKRNLILFFKEAINNAAKYSQAKLVSCNMYIERDELVLEIKDDGKGMPENVNYGHGIKSIEERIKKSGGMFFLGSLPGKGTTLTARIPLSKAIDRSITK; encoded by the coding sequence GTGAAGCTAAAGCTTGTAACATTATTTATTCTGCTTCTGTGTATGTGCTTAGCGCATGCATATGATACTCATTTATTTAACAAAACCAATGGAGGATTAATCTGCAAAGAAATAAGCTATATAAAATACCGGGAGGATAGCGCTTACATTAAGTCTATCAAGTTTATTCCCATACCGCCTACTGATACATTGTTTTTTCAAAAAACAAAATTGCAAAAAGGCAACTTATGCTACCGTATCGTTTTGCAAAAAGTTGATTCGCTTTTTAAAGGGAGTTATGCATTGTACTATGGAGGCAGTTTTTCTCATGGTTCATTTTACAGGTTACGAAACGGTTTGCTGGAGCAAGTAAAATATGACGAAACCAATAATTGTGGAAAAACGAAAGGTGCCTTTTATACCGGAATTTTAATAGACAACAGCAATTATACTGACACATTATACCTTGATATTACTAAAGAAATGAGCGGAGCCAAGAAATATTTTGGCCTTTGTTCATACGAAGAATATACCCATCAACAATTAACTATTCTTAATAAAGAAAAGTGGCCATTTACCATACGTTTGGTATTTACTTTTTTCCTTATCACTCAAATTATTTATGTCCTGTTTCAATGGTACTTCCATAAAGACTCTATTTACCTCAATTACTTAGGATACATGAGCTGCCTCTTATATTATTTCTTTATCAATCTGATAATGATTTCGCATTGGGGACTACCATTTGGAATTAGCGGCAGTTATTGGTTTGAAGCAACAACCTTGATGTTGTTCTTACCTAATTTCTTTTATTACAAATTTGCCAGGGGCTACCTTGGTACTGCCGAACATTTTCCGGAAAAGGATTATCAAATACGAATATCGGAATATGCCATACTTTTGGTTATTGCAGTTTACCTTGTTCTTACTAAAATCAGTCGCACCGCACTTTTCATTTTTATGTTATTGGTTACTATTGCTTTGTTTGTATACAACATTTCGCTCATCATTCACTTTTTTAAAAGGAAAAATGTAATTACTCGCTTTCTTTTGTGGGGTAGTATAGCAGCAAGTACTGGGCATTTTGTAGCCATGCTTATTTCCTATCTACATTATCTTAATCTTATTTCGATTTTGTATGTTGATGCACATATAATTACGATTTCCGGTCTGTTTTTAGAAATAATATTATTTAATATTGGCTTGGGTTATCGTTCAAAAGTAGAATCGGAAGCACGATTGCAAGCACAACAGCAGTTAATGGCTGAGTTAAAGAAAAATGAAAAACTTACTAATGATTTAACTACCGTAAGAAATAATATTGCCAACGACCTTCATGATGATGTAGGCAGTACACTCAGTAGTATCAGTTTGTATGGCGAACTGGCAAGCAAACAAATGAATAGCAATCCTGAAATATCGCGCAATACGCTTGACAAAATTGTAACCAGTGCACAACGTATGCTTGAAAGCATGAATGAAATAATTTGGGTAATACATAGCAAGCATGACATAGGCGAAGATATTGCATCACGTATGAATATTTTCTTAGCAGATCGTTTAGACGCAATAGGTATGAATCATAAATTTGAAGCGAATAATGAGGCTAGACAATTGAGCCTCGATATGTATGTAAAACGAAATTTGATATTATTCTTTAAAGAAGCTATAAACAATGCCGCTAAATATTCCCAAGCAAAACTAGTCTCTTGCAATATGTATATTGAACGCGATGAATTGGTTCTTGAAATAAAAGATGATGGCAAAGGGATGCCCGAAAATGTTAATTACGGACACGGTATAAAAAGCATAGAAGAAAGAATAAAAAAATCGGGGGGAATGTTCTTTCTAGGCTCATTGCCCGGCAAAGGCACCACGCTAACAGCGCGTATTCCTTTGTCCAAAGCAATTGACAGAAGTATAACCAAATAA
- a CDS encoding S9 family peptidase, with protein sequence MLKKFIALMITVTALTAAHAQNEKIAIGKERPKYPLTKKEDIVEDHFGTKVADPYRWLENDTTAETADWVKEQNTVTFDYLSKIPFRNKLKSRITDLINYPKFGSPWRAGEYYFYSKNDGLQNQSVMYYQKGIDAEPVEFLNPNTMSKDGTVTAGMAGFNKKKDKVTVSVQRSGSDWQELYVMDVATKTKLKDSIAWAKFTGATWQGDGFYYCRYDAPVKGKEFSNKNEYHKIYYHKLGDDQSKDQLIYEDKNNPQRYYGMGITEDERFLLLSISQGTDNFDMWYKDTKDASQKDFKPLFTGFNQKSNVVDNDGDMLIVQTNVDASRYKIVLVDPKNPGKENWKTLVPETKDVIDGVGTAGKKLFITYLKDGCNKVFQYDYKGKLEREIQLPGLGSAGGFGGNFDDKEIFYTYTSFIYPPTIFRYDIASGKSEVFRKSELKFNPEEYTSEQLFAKSKDGTMVPLFVTYKKGLNRDGMNPTLLYAYGGFSVSLGPSFSASRMAFLEQGGVYAMALLRGGGEYGEEWHKAGMLKNKQNVFDDFISCAEHLISNKFTSPSKLAIQGGSNGGLLIGACTNQRPDLFAVAIPQVGVMDMLRYHKFTVGWGWIDEYGNPDSASYFKYIYDYSPLHNIKTGASYPAVMITTADHDDRVVPAHSFKYAATLQDTYKGSNPTLIRIDVKAGHGGGKPLSKTIEEITDIYSFILYNTNSTVK encoded by the coding sequence ATGCTTAAAAAATTTATCGCGCTTATGATTACTGTTACTGCCCTAACGGCTGCACATGCGCAAAACGAAAAAATTGCTATTGGCAAAGAAAGGCCAAAGTACCCACTAACAAAAAAAGAAGATATTGTTGAAGATCATTTTGGAACGAAGGTAGCCGATCCTTACCGCTGGCTCGAAAATGATACTACAGCTGAAACGGCCGACTGGGTGAAAGAACAAAACACGGTTACCTTTGATTATCTTTCTAAGATTCCTTTTCGTAACAAACTAAAGTCGCGCATAACCGACTTAATCAACTATCCTAAATTTGGTTCGCCATGGCGTGCAGGCGAATATTATTTTTACAGTAAGAATGATGGTTTACAAAATCAATCGGTGATGTATTACCAAAAAGGTATAGATGCTGAGCCTGTTGAATTCTTAAACCCAAACACGATGAGCAAGGATGGAACCGTAACAGCAGGTATGGCTGGATTTAATAAAAAGAAAGATAAAGTAACAGTGAGCGTGCAGCGCAGCGGCAGCGACTGGCAGGAATTGTATGTAATGGATGTGGCAACCAAAACCAAACTTAAGGATAGCATTGCCTGGGCGAAATTTACTGGTGCTACCTGGCAAGGCGATGGCTTTTACTATTGTCGCTATGATGCACCTGTAAAGGGAAAAGAATTTAGCAACAAGAATGAGTATCACAAAATATATTATCATAAACTTGGCGATGATCAAAGTAAGGATCAATTAATTTACGAAGACAAAAATAATCCTCAGCGTTATTACGGCATGGGCATCACCGAGGATGAGCGTTTTTTATTATTAAGCATAAGTCAGGGAACAGATAATTTCGATATGTGGTATAAAGACACGAAAGATGCATCGCAAAAAGATTTTAAGCCATTGTTTACTGGTTTTAATCAAAAGAGTAATGTGGTAGATAATGATGGAGATATGCTCATTGTGCAAACCAATGTAGATGCTTCACGCTATAAAATAGTTTTGGTAGATCCAAAAAATCCGGGCAAGGAAAACTGGAAAACACTGGTGCCTGAAACCAAAGATGTAATAGATGGAGTAGGCACTGCCGGAAAAAAATTATTTATTACTTACTTAAAAGATGGTTGCAACAAAGTATTCCAATACGATTATAAAGGTAAGCTTGAGCGCGAAATACAATTACCCGGATTGGGCTCTGCAGGCGGATTTGGGGGCAACTTTGACGACAAAGAAATTTTCTATACCTACACATCATTCATTTATCCGCCAACTATTTTTCGTTACGATATAGCAAGTGGTAAATCAGAAGTGTTTCGTAAATCAGAGTTAAAGTTCAACCCTGAAGAGTATACAAGCGAACAATTGTTTGCCAAGAGTAAGGATGGAACGATGGTACCACTATTTGTTACATACAAAAAAGGATTGAATCGCGATGGTATGAATCCAACACTGCTTTATGCATACGGAGGTTTCAGTGTTTCACTTGGCCCTAGTTTCAGTGCCAGCCGCATGGCATTCCTTGAGCAAGGGGGTGTGTATGCCATGGCTTTGTTGCGCGGTGGTGGCGAGTATGGCGAAGAGTGGCACAAAGCAGGAATGCTAAAGAACAAGCAGAATGTATTTGATGATTTTATTTCCTGTGCCGAGCATTTAATTTCAAACAAATTTACAAGCCCCTCAAAACTTGCCATCCAAGGTGGCAGCAATGGAGGCCTCCTGATTGGTGCATGCACCAATCAACGCCCTGATTTGTTTGCCGTTGCTATTCCTCAGGTGGGTGTAATGGACATGCTGCGCTATCATAAATTTACTGTGGGTTGGGGCTGGATTGATGAGTATGGCAATCCCGATAGTGCCTCTTATTTCAAATACATTTATGATTACTCTCCATTGCATAATATCAAAACAGGAGCTTCCTATCCGGCAGTAATGATAACCACCGCTGACCACGATGATAGGGTAGTACCTGCGCACTCTTTTAAATATGCAGCAACGTTGCAAGATACCTACAAAGGCAGCAACCCCACCCTAATACGTATTGATGTTAAAGCAGGACATGGAGGTGGCAAACCACTAAGTAAAACGATTGAAGAAATTACAGACATCTACTCCTTCATACTCTATAATACGAACAGCACGGTAAAATAA